The Coffea arabica cultivar ET-39 chromosome 2c, Coffea Arabica ET-39 HiFi, whole genome shotgun sequence genome includes the window GTAGAACAGtcgtgaaaaaaaaatcatgaaaatgtCATTTGACATAAGAACAAATATTTGAGGAATTTAAGTGTCGTTATTTAGAGTAAACTAAAGAATGAATTCCATATCTCTGATAAGCATGAAGAACAGATTTCAAAGCAGTCAAAGATGAAAAAGTATGGCCTTTTGAAGGGGGAATTTCTGGCTTAGAGCTCCAACAATCATAAAACCCTATTAAATTTTGGCTTAATAAGCAAGGTTCTCAATCAGATGACCTAAGAGTTGGAAAgaaattggattttttttcttgttttgtaaTTAATAGGTTTGAAATTGTAAAATTATTGATAAAGAAAGAAGGTTCCCATCCTTTTCCAGTGGAAGAAAATCTTATTCGATACTCAGAAAAATGCAAATAAACCAGAACAAAACATTACTTTGAACAATTAAATTCCACATAGAAAAACCATATATGAGGAGAACCAAAAAAGATAAGACTACGATAGTAAAACATCATTTGCACAACCATCCCACTAGCCATGAAAAATGTCACAAAGAGACTTGTAAATTTCATTCTTGTCATGATTGTATGCAGCAGAGCCATGAGGTCCACAAATCTCAGAATGCTTACAGGTGCAAGGTTCAGAAGGCTAGTTACACTAGAAAAACTTGCTAAATTGAGCTAATTGATTATTAACATCATCTACTGATTTGTTATCTTACTTTAGTGGAAATTTTATAAGACGTGAGTTTTCTCGTATTCAATTTCATTATTCATATTTCCTCTTCTGAGTTAGCTTATCTTCCTGTACTGCCTAGTCTATATTGCAAAATCCGTGGTTAGTTTAGATTGCTTTCAGTTGATGCCTAACAGTGTGATGACTAGGTCAAATGGTTTCGCAATCAGAGTTTTGATTATCAGTTAAATACAGATTTCAAATGCATCTAAGGACGAATTTCCATAAGCTAACCATAGAAAACTGAATTTTGGCACTGATATGTAGTGTTGTCTTAGGCATAATGAACAGCATTACATGGATATATGGAGAAAATTTCGTTGAAGATACTAAGTGAGGTAGGTACTTCGTATGGTCAGCTGAATCGGCAGACAAATGAAAGAGAAAGGTCCATTTTAATGAGTCCCAAGCCTTCCATGCCTCTTGATCTCACAACAGACTAATGGATATGCACAACAGTTGTTTTATGCCTAAAAAGCAGAATTAGAAGAGGGATTGCTCGTTTGCGTGTTGCCATTCCTGGCAAAAGCTCAAAGCAATTGCAGAATCTAGAAGGTACCCTCCAGGGTTGAAACCTGTTccaaaagtgaaaaaatatgaAGCCTGCAGGATAAGAATGTGGATATATAGTTGAACAAGCAACTTTACGCGTTGCATACGATGGCTGAGGCAGAAACTAAATCATTTGCAGCTGCTGAAGCTGCGAAGGATTTAGAAAAGGTCTCAAGGATGTCTTAACAGATTGTTGCTTCAGTTGGCATACTGTGATAGAAGCAGGACAGGAACATACAAGTGTTCCTTTGATGTTTAACTCTGCTGCTTATTTTCATCTTAGCACAGTAGATTGTCATATGAAGCTACCAGTTTCTCCAGCGTTCACTCTCAAAGAAGTTACAAGTGAGATGTTCTTCAACTCCATGGCAAAATGTCTTGACCAGAAAGCTTTCAATTTCTCACCAATAGACATAAGCAAATCTTCCGACATTATCTCTTCCGCTATTAATAAAGATAAGCATTATTTATTCCACATTTAATAAAGATTCTTATCATTTACTTCCAAACCAAATAAGGTAGAATATCTGTATACTATCAACACATTATCAGACATTTTCAATCATTTGGCTTAACAGGTGCTGTTGTCCATCTTGATTAGAacatatcaaccaaaatactcccTCTCTCTTCATGACACGGGCAAATTACTCTTCAGACTTTCATGAACTATTAAACCATGCTTCCCCTGTGAAATCCACTAGTCCAACTTTTCTCTTAGAATTCTTGATTAGTCTGAAATGCAAAAACAATTTGTTCTAAGAACTCACCCCACTACTACCTAATACAGCAAAGTTGAGAATTCAGTTCTAGCAAGATTCAGGCTTTCAGACTTGCATGAACTATTAAACCATACTTCCCCAAATCCACAGGGCCAACCATTTTCTTATACTTGATTAGCCCAAAATGCAAAAACAATTAGTTCTAAGAACTCACCCCACTACTACTTAATATAgcaaaattgagaatttagctCTAGCAAGATTCAGGCATAACCTACTTACGacatccaaaaaacttcacctcAATATGGGGTTAGTATATTTCGGCAGAGCAAAAATCATTCAGAGACAGATTCCACTCCTCTCTCCCCCTCCACCCCCCCTCCCCCGGccctcccccaaaaaaaaaaggacatgaAGTACGAGTTTTGTCTTGGTCAATTGAATTAACTGGTTAAAAATCGTTTGTTTGCCACTGGCATTAATGTGGTGGAAGAATTTGACTTATTTAAACTGAGTATTGAATTATAAGAACTGGTTACCAGTTGACATAATTTGTACAAACCTGCATATACATTTGGGTATAGATATTGGCACTCTATTTTTCTAACTCTCACTCCATACACTTTTTAACTTTGACAAATGATCGTGAAGTAATTGAAGTGCCAATTACAAAAAGGTGGAGTGACAATATTACAGATTCCAATCATGCAGCTTATAGATTAAAGAAAATTCGATATAATCATTACAGATAATTATAGATATCTCAATGAAGTCAAGAGTAATGGCACTGCAGTATTTTTGTATTTGATATCCTTATTGGGTGAACTTTGATGTATATGCTGACTTGGATAATCTTTTTGCTGGTCAACAAAGATTTTTCGTAATCAGTATGTTTTACTTTCAACATAGTTCATTGACTCATTCAAATTGCTTATGGACAAGATTGTGAACCAAAACCTTGCACTTCTCGGGAAAAGCCCATGCAACATTTTACTTTACACTTAAAATACTTGATAGAACCAAAAATGACTAAGGTATCACCTGCTTAAGTTTCTTTCTTGGAGAAAATCACCATGAGAAAGTTGTGCAACATTCACAACACTATAAAATATAGAAATTGAACCATTCAAATTATTAGTTGAAAACTTATAACACATAAACGGATACCTCTATTACCAGCAAGACCCTTAGCAATAATGGAACTGAGCCACCTCAAGCATCTTTGAGTATTTTAAAACGCACAATCGAAGCCTTGAGAAAACGGTATCACAGAAAGTTCTTTGGACCCCTGTCACATCCTGCATCAATATTATTTCTTTGAGCCCTTTCATCAAACACCTTCAACTCAAATTCCTTTCACTCCACTATATTCACCCTGGTACAGCCCATACTGTGTTCTGTGGGTTAATTAtagtaaataaacaaataggGGAAGAGGGAGAGGAAGAGGGAGACACACAGAGAGATGAGTGTTTGGTTTTGGAGAACTTTCAAACTAACATAGCTTTCATTGTTTGTTTTGTGTTGTTTTGTATTTTGTCCTTGATTTACTATTTAAGTTAATGATCTCCATCTTCAGAttatcattttccatttttaaccCTAGCCCATAAAATCATTGTGAAGTTGTCCAGCATTTGGCATTAAACAGAGAGAATGTTATCCACAGCTCTaacaaatctcacatacttcaAATGGTCGGGattcattttgaaatttaatgtTGTCCAGTGAGGGGTATGTTCCCCTTTTGACACTATCAAAGTCCCAGTATTATGGAACAATTTGgacttaaaaaaatttatacagaGCCACCTGGAGTTCACTCATCTTGTGCCTTTCACTTCAAAGAGCTAATTATTTGCCTGATTTGTGTTTGGACTTCAGCTTACTAGTATGGAACTTTCATTCAGGGACCATAACTAGGGTAATCCTACAGGTGACTAGACATGTTATTACATCACATAATCATTATCTGATGAAAAGAGTTTGTTTTGCATAAATTTCCAGTTCCTTCAAAGCCTCAGAAGGCCTTGCAATGGCCAGCCATGAGCTTTTATTGAAAACAACATTTGGCGCAATTCCTATCAGACTACCTGTTCCAGTTTACCATGTTTGCTTGTTTATTGTCTTATTTCTTCACCACAGATGTgcattcatttacacttataaACAAGTGCTATTCTTTCCAAACTTTCTTAACTAAAACCATCGCCGCCTAAGGAACAGACAagacacagagagagagagagtgtgtgtgtgtgtgtgtgtgaggagtaataataataataataataataacctaTCTTTTCTCCATAAGCAGCATCTATACTGTAGAAGTTGATTTCTTTGTTGAATATTAACAAATATCATCAATATCATAATTTTTGTTTAACTTAAGCATAAATGTGAATACATAATGTCTTGAGGTTACCTCACAAAAACTTTTGGTAAACTTGTCACCTTCTATAAGGCTTGAGGTGCAAAGTTTCAAATTCTGAACCAAATGTTATTGATTCTTCCTCGAGTTTCTTTTTCAACCTTCTCCAAGTTCTCAACATATCAGATTGAATTAAGCCTTTATACAGCGTCTGAAAGGTGATCTTCTGTGGAAGATATCCTTTCTCTATCATCTCCATGAAAAGCTCACAAGCCACCCTCCAATTCCTTCTCGCACACAATCCATGAATTAACAATGTATATGAGTCCAAGTCTGGTCCAATCCTGCTAGCCTTCATATCCTCCCAAATCTCCATTGCAAGTCCCATCTTATTTACCTTCGTGAACATCCCCAACAGCATGTTATAAGTATGTATGCTTGGTGAACAGAAAGAACCAtcttccttcatttttctgtaCAACCTCATGGCTCCTTCTGTATCTTTCCTCCCTCTATACTCCTTAAAAAAGCAATTGTAAGTTGCAGTTGCAGGATTAACCCCATTTGACACCATCTCATCCAACAACACCTCAGCATCCTCTATTCTTCCACAAGAACAAAGACATTTAACAACTGAGGTATATGTTGCCACATTAGGGCAAATCCCTCTGTCCTTCATCATCTTCAACTTCTCAAGCGATAATACAGGTTTATGTGCTCTACTATAAACATGAAGCAAAATGGAATAACTCGTAACATCAGGCTCTACACCTCTATCACGCATTTCCACAAACACCTTCTCCGCATCCCTTATCACCTTCTCAAACCGTTCATCCGGGTGCAAACTCGCCTTCCTACAGATCCCATTTAACATCACATTATAAGTTACCACATTTGGCTCAATTCCCTTCTGCACCATCTCCTTAAAAAACTTCTCAGCCATTTCGATTTTCTTCACCTTAAACCACCCATATATCAAAATTGTGTAAATCTTCGCATTCAACTCAAGCCTCCACTTCTCTTTATTAAACAACTCACTAGCTACCTTAACATACCCATATTTACAAAGAGTatcaagaagaaaacaaaaccgGAACTGTGAAAAACTTCCACTATTTTCCAACCCATTTTCTTCGTCTATAAAAATATGCATTTCATCGAATGCCCGAATAGCCTGCCGTGTGAGACCAGCAGAAATCAACCTTCTAATCAGGATATAAAATGTGGTAAAATTAGGCCTACGATTGTTGCTTTCCTGGTCCATCTGGACAATGAGTTGCCAAGCAACGTCAAACTGGCGGACTTTGCAGAGACTATCCACAAGGAGGTTGAAAGCGGTGGTGTCATGGCAATAGGAAGGATGGTGGAACTGACAATATTGGAAAAAGGCAAGGGCAACTTTTGAAGAGTGATGAAGGCGAAGGAGAATTTGGTGGACTAAGGAGGTTGTGAGAGTGATTCCATTGAGCTGGAAAGAGGATTCTGTGGCGTGGAAAGGGTTGTGGTGTTGGAGAATGATTTGGGATATTAAATCAGCATTTTTTGATGGTTCAATTGTTGGAAGTATGGGTTTGGGCTCAGTCTCCAAGTGCCATACTTGCGGTGGTGGTGGTAGCCGCTGTTCAGAgtcagaaaatgaagaaaaagaataagTAGGCAAGAGTTTGGGGAGAAAAATGTTCATCTGCATTGAAAAGGATCGGCCCAAATTCAAAAGTAGTGCCATTGAAATATACTCTTGCCTCTTCTTCTCATGAGGTGAATAAAACGACTATGATAGTAGTACTACTAGTGATAACTTCATCCATCACCCATCAGCATCACCCAATTAGCATCACATCTAATCATTCAGGGCAGACAGTCAAACCCAGACAAATTGAGGACAAAGGCTTGAAGAGATCATCTTGAAACTCCCTGATCACGATCACCTGAACATACAGTAAGATGAAGAAAAATAAGTGAATCAAATCAAGATGAAAACAACCAGATGTTTCCAAATAAGTGGTCAGTTGTTGGTGAGCAATGCTTCCAAATGGATTTGGAGTAGGAACCATTGTCAACCAGAGCCATTTGCATCTATTTGGTTCGCAATGGGTTATACAACATGAGACGAGTTTTAGATACCAATAGACAAATACAAATTTGATAAGTACAACATTTAGTATATACCACATGAAGTACATACATTCATAAAACTCGACTTTACATTTTTAAGATTCCAATTGTCGACCAGTTTTGGTCAAAAACCAGCAGCAATGCCGGTGGCCAATATTGGGACAGCTTGAATTTTCAAGTTACAAGATCATTCATAAAAATCCGTCTTCTGAGTCTCAAAGAGCACATACAACCACAAAAacagtaagagagagagagagagagagaacacaTGAATTTTTAAGGTACTGAAAACTTGCAGGAACAAGAAATGGATAACCTTCTACAATTCATAATCTTCAGCTTAGACGTATATGAAGAACTAAgatgtaaaaataaaataaaataaaaaaaagaaaatatcacCTATGAAAATAATGAGGGGAATTAACTGAACCAACAAAGGACGAGCAAACTGAAGAGGCACAGTGCATTGCAGTTTTGGGTAGACAATACAGATTCTCATTTTGCAAACATATCAAGAACTTACCTCTGAGATTACCAATAAAGCACTCATAGAAAACTCGAACTTACCTCTGAGATTACCAATAAAGCACTCATAGAAAACTCGAACTTACCTCTGAGATTACCAATAAAGCACTCATAGAAAACTCTCTTATAGCCCAAAAGTTTTAAGACTTTAGTCCATCAATCAGCTTAAGAAAACCCCTGCATACAGAAAACACTACTCTTATCAAGATGCTCCAAAACGTCTGCTAACACATTCATAGGCCATAattcctaaaatggaaaatggaggTACAGTAATACCGTATATTTCATGTTTTACGATATATGTGAAACAAGATATAGATTTTTAATCTGAATAAAGCCTTAACTGATACCTCCATTTCATTCAGGCATTTTCACAAACAGATTACAAGCACACACAAAAAGTTTCATCCTCTATCAACTACGAAAAGTTGACCACAAAATTTCCAACGCAACCAAAATTACAGTCATCTAAGAACGTAAATGCAAGCAAATTAGCAGGAGAgggggaaaaaagagagagcatGGATTTCATTTACTACCATTTGAAGTTTgaaaggaggagaaaaatgaaTTTAGAGATTTCGAGTGATTGAGAGTGGCAATttgcaaaagttatttggatTTGCAGAAATTCGAACAAGTGAAAATAGCAAAAATAGAACCTTTATGTCTTCTTGTTATCCTTTGTAAGTCCTCCACATTTCAAATAATGTATTTTGGGCTGTCACATATttaaaatgaatcattttgacCCAACTGTCATTTCCGTCCTGTTTTAGGGGGTTTATTTAGCTAGaagattatttggaaaaaaaaatttaaataatgcTATAGTACATTTTTATGCTTCGATGTATGTGAAGTAAAACTGttgttgaaaatataaaaatgtgattgaaagcgtatatatttatgatacaacgacaaaatttttgataaaatttagcaaaataaataaatctatTTGAGTGacaaaaaaatgtaaaacactTGTTTAgcccaaaaaaattttaaatatttgttAATTATATGCTAAAAGTATAAAGAGTTCTAACCATCTTAGTATCTGATAAGATAGACTAAAAATGACTAAATTAGAAAAAGGAGAGGATAGAAATCGATTTATAAGTTTATACTCACTCGTAAAGTATCTTTTCTTCCTAAAATACTATGTTCTGACTGTATTGCATTATGTATATCATTTGATAACTCCCAAATCTTCTACCTTTGgttcaaatttaattaaaatggAGGAAATTCAAAGATATCATTTCATAATCCCTAAATCTTCTAGCTTTGGTTCAAATTAAAAAATGGAGGAAATCCAAAGATATTTACAGTTTAATAGATTTCAACAACTCGACTTTCTATATCTGCTTatcttttttagaaaaaaatttatcctttttaattagaaaagatttgctttatAGAAAGAATTATccttttttagtttaaatataaCTATGGTGTTAATTATAAATCTAAAACAATAATTTAAGTATAAGAGTATCCAATCATCCATACTGAAAATTTAATGTATAAGAGCATACATTAACTCTACATTGCCCCCTTCCCCCCTCCCCAACTACAGTCCACAGATCCTAGCTCCACTACTGCTTATGATTCATTCCATCAAGTTGGTTAGCATCTGTATTTCTTCTCTAGAGCTTCGGACTCTCCCGGGGCTCAACCATGTTGGCCATGCTCACCCCAATTTGCTAGATTTTCACCCACTAGATCCATAGTTTCTATGTTTGGATAGTGGGTTTCTGTGTTTGGATAGtgggttatttgaaatatttttactgtaacactttttgtgatatgatgtatgtgagataaaaaggtaattgggaaggtaaaaagctgtattgaaaattgtaatgatgatgtaagcaaatatatttgaggaAATAACTCACTGTCCAAACACACTTGTTCTCGTAAGTTTCTCTTGGCAACCATTTTGGTACCATGTGGAGAAGGGTACTGCCTGCCTTGTTGGGATCGAGGGAGCATGTTGAGCTAGTATTTCATGTATGAGTGGCCTTAGGCCCTTGGGTTCTATGATTTTGTGCGATTGACTGTTCTGTTTTGCTGGAAATAGAactggaatttttttgttttgcttgtgGTTGGCTAGCTGAAAGTAGCATTTTGGAACCTTATTGTTGGATTGTAAGGTATATGTTGTTGGTGGGTTGAGtagtgttttttctttttattggtGGTTTGGTTAGTTATTCAGTAATTATCAAGTTAGACTCCTTAAGAGGATTTTGTCTCCATTATATCTTAATAAAcataattataatattatttttaaaaatcaaaaCCATCCATATTATATTTCTCtagttgtttaaagtatatacaaaaattaaaattaaaattattaaattttaaactttaaactttaaactttacaACTTCCATCATAATTTTGACCTACCTTGTACGATCAAAATATTTTGTGCAAATTAAATGggaaaatatttataaaatgaGCTTGATTTTTTGTGTATGTTGATCTACTTGTGgaaataaaattattgacaCAAACAAATCATTGTGAAAAAATTTAATTGcacaaatataaaaaaaaaataactagaTAAATAGAGAGGAGTAATGGAAAGGATCTCATCCCAATATTATCTAATGCAATCGTTATGTTATCTTGTAATTGTCTGCTTGCCTAGCAGTTGTTCACTTTGGTAGCCTTTTGAAAGTTAATGCAAGTAATGCTTCCAAAATGGCTATGGATTATGTGGTGAAATGTCAATAATGATGTTTTCTGAATCCTATCACCTCGGTAGCCCTTTGAAAGTTTATGTCAGTGTGCTGCCAAAATGGCCACGGATTACGGGATTGAATGTAAATTATGTCTTTCGATCCTATGTTTTTGACAAATTagtcttgcaaaaaaaaaaatctctaatTACACCGAATGGCACTATCTCTATTTCTCACTCCCGCCAGTCTCTAAGTACTAAACGAACTAGCATTCTGATCCGTGCTATGCACAAGtttatatttcaatttaaagcaatactaatatatatacttatattataatatagGGGGTTTATAtttcaattgaaaataatatatatatatatattcttataTATTAGAATATAGGATAAAGTGTatgaaaaggcaaaaaaaatcaaaggagTATATGCTTAGCATGTTAAAAAAGGTTTATTTTGGAAGCACAAAATGGACTTTCTTAattttaatataaaaatttataattttctgTTATATGCTTATGAGAATTACATACATACATGGGTATATAATGTGCCATG containing:
- the LOC113732465 gene encoding pentatricopeptide repeat-containing protein At2g13420, mitochondrial is translated as MALLLNLGRSFSMQMNIFLPKLLPTYSFSSFSDSEQRLPPPPQVWHLETEPKPILPTIEPSKNADLISQIILQHHNPFHATESSFQLNGITLTTSLVHQILLRLHHSSKVALAFFQYCQFHHPSYCHDTTAFNLLVDSLCKVRQFDVAWQLIVQMDQESNNRRPNFTTFYILIRRLISAGLTRQAIRAFDEMHIFIDEENGLENSGSFSQFRFCFLLDTLCKYGYVKVASELFNKEKWRLELNAKIYTILIYGWFKVKKIEMAEKFFKEMVQKGIEPNVVTYNVMLNGICRKASLHPDERFEKVIRDAEKVFVEMRDRGVEPDVTSYSILLHVYSRAHKPVLSLEKLKMMKDRGICPNVATYTSVVKCLCSCGRIEDAEVLLDEMVSNGVNPATATYNCFFKEYRGRKDTEGAMRLYRKMKEDGSFCSPSIHTYNMLLGMFTKVNKMGLAMEIWEDMKASRIGPDLDSYTLLIHGLCARRNWRVACELFMEMIEKGYLPQKITFQTLYKGLIQSDMLRTWRRLKKKLEEESITFGSEFETLHLKPYRR